TATTCTGATAGACAAGCAAAAAAATGGGCCTTTTGGACTCGCGTACAGTTTCACAGTCTTGATATGGATTTGCGCCTTTCTATGATGAGCCAATTTATCGAATTCCTAATCGGACCAGAAGAGATTCTGGAGGAGCGGAGTTACATCGGCCAGAATACAGTTTTTGGTTTGCCGATCGCAAACAAAGGTGAGCTTGCCCGCTTTATTTTAAAACAACTTGCCGATCTTGAAAGTCGTGACGGAAACGCAAAGTTGCCACTCGTTTATGAAATTTATGCCGAAACTGCGATCTTGCTGCGCTTGGGGCCGGTATTGCAGGTTTGAGAGAGGATTAGTCATGTCAGATCGTCGTGAATTCTTAAAAAATATTGGGGGGCTGACTTGCCTGTCAGCCTTTGAACACCTCGTACCTCCTTCATTGTCTTCGCTTGTTTTAGGGGCGCAACGGGCCTTGGCGTCAGGACAGACTGATCCAAGTGCTCGCTTTGTGCTGTTCCGAGTGCATGGAGCTATGGACTCCACCCTTGGACTTCACCCACATCTTGATTCTGCACAAGGGATTGATCCCCAGGATTTATTTCTTGGATATGAAGGCGAAAACCAACCACTTGAAAAAGTGGATGGCACTCAGATTTCACTCGGTCCATCAGCTCGTGTGATTGCACCTTTCGCCAAAGAGATGGCCCTCTTGCGCGGAATTTACGTTGGACCCAATGATCTTGGCCACCCATTCGCTATTCAGCACATGTCGAGTGGCCGCACTCAGGAGTCCGCACCTCACTTTAGCGCCTATATCGGAAATCACTTCGCAAGCACTGGCGCATGTGTCGTAACCAATGCCCCCCTTCAAAAGGGGCACATCGCATCTTTCCCCACGCTACTGACCTCCGTTTTAAGGGAACAATTGATCAACATGGCCTACGGAAAGAAAAGCTCTACCCTGTCGGTATACGCAAACTCAATGGAAAATGTGACCCGCTTTCTCGATCTTCAAGGACAGACCGAGAAGCTGGCTCGTTTTGTTGAGATTCTGGGTCATCAGGATGGCGAATTTGACCAGCAAGAATATGATCAACAAATAAGCAGAGGTGTTCCCTCCGACATGGCCCGTACCAGGGCTAAAACAAAAAGTTTGAAAGATGAGGATCTCGCGTTCGCGAGTCTTTATTCCGGCATCGCAAGGGTCGTTCAAATTGATCTTCGTACGGAAGAGGAAACGACCCTTGATACTCATATCCGTCACGCGGAGACACATCTTGCCGCTCAAAGTAAACGCTGGGAACGCATTGCCAAATTTTTAACCAATTTGCGCCAGCATGATCTCCTGAAACAAACGCTCGTTATGGTCGTCAGTGAGTTCAATCGCACCCCTGGTCTAAATGCGAACGGGGGCAAGGATCATAACTACTCTGATAACGCAGTGGCTATTTTTGGCCGGGGCGTCAACGGTGGGACTGTCATTGGCGATCGGAGCCTGTTTAAGCGAGGCGACGGGTTTCCATACGCTTTCTGGGCGGGGTCCTTCATTGACTTCAACTCAGGGGAGGTCGTGCCAATAAGCAAAGAATTATGGCAATCGAAGGGGCGCGCCACCGCAATACCGCAAAACGTAAATTTGATTCGTCCTGGGGATCTTTGGACTTCGGTGATCCAGAGTCTCGATCCCAAAATGACGCGCCTGGCACCCGACTCTTCACTCAGCATTCCAAAAATCTTTCACCGCAATTAGGGATGCGCCACATTGCGCCAGACTATCGGAGGAATGGCAACCTGGGTTATCCATTCACGCATTTTTTTCTCTGAAATTTCAAGGATTCTTTGGTGGAGGCAACAGGGATCGAACCTGCGACCTTCTGAATGCAAATCAGATGCTCTCCCAGCTGAGCTATGCCCCACTTGTATTTAAGAGACGCTGGCAACATTGCCCAATTTAATCTTCGCGGTCAATAGGAAATAATTATCGTGATAATCGCCTTGTTCCGTTCTGCTTCAATTTTCAAGAAAGGGCAAAAGTGAGGACACAAAAGGCAAATATTCAGGCTGAGTGTTTGCTGTTGACGTGGCTGATTCGGGTCAGCCATATCCTTTCTGACGAGAGATCAAAGCCGATGGCTTCTCCGCCCTCTAGAACGCTTCCAAATACACGTCTCAAAATCTCTAACTCTTCGACTTGGGTCGCCCCAGAACTGAGAGACTCTTCAATGGCGTCAACAAC
This region of Bdellovibrionales bacterium genomic DNA includes:
- a CDS encoding DUF1501 domain-containing protein; translation: MSDRREFLKNIGGLTCLSAFEHLVPPSLSSLVLGAQRALASGQTDPSARFVLFRVHGAMDSTLGLHPHLDSAQGIDPQDLFLGYEGENQPLEKVDGTQISLGPSARVIAPFAKEMALLRGIYVGPNDLGHPFAIQHMSSGRTQESAPHFSAYIGNHFASTGACVVTNAPLQKGHIASFPTLLTSVLREQLINMAYGKKSSTLSVYANSMENVTRFLDLQGQTEKLARFVEILGHQDGEFDQQEYDQQISRGVPSDMARTRAKTKSLKDEDLAFASLYSGIARVVQIDLRTEEETTLDTHIRHAETHLAAQSKRWERIAKFLTNLRQHDLLKQTLVMVVSEFNRTPGLNANGGKDHNYSDNAVAIFGRGVNGGTVIGDRSLFKRGDGFPYAFWAGSFIDFNSGEVVPISKELWQSKGRATAIPQNVNLIRPGDLWTSVIQSLDPKMTRLAPDSSLSIPKIFHRN